A window of Fretibacterium sp. OH1220_COT-178 contains these coding sequences:
- a CDS encoding site-2 protease family protein has translation MMLLLSLPAVLWAISFHEFCHGYAAKLVGDPTAERSGRLSLNPLDHFDLVGTLMLLFVGFGWAKPVPINTRYFRHPRRDLVIVSLAGVVGNVLTAIVCVLFLRFYGQTWGRFLGDAGFTVLAQMININMGLAAFNLIPIPPLDGSKVLQAFLPFKYLRHYYWLEQYGMIILLVLLLTGIINFLFNPILRLLWSLLPFGKPF, from the coding sequence ATGATGCTTTTGCTGTCGTTGCCCGCCGTGTTGTGGGCCATATCGTTCCACGAGTTCTGCCACGGCTATGCAGCCAAACTGGTGGGGGATCCCACGGCAGAACGTTCGGGGCGGTTGTCGCTGAATCCGCTGGACCATTTCGACCTGGTGGGAACGCTCATGCTTCTTTTCGTCGGGTTTGGCTGGGCCAAGCCCGTGCCGATCAACACTCGCTATTTTCGCCATCCGCGGCGCGATCTGGTCATCGTTTCCCTGGCGGGGGTGGTGGGTAATGTCCTGACGGCAATCGTCTGTGTGCTGTTTCTTCGCTTTTACGGTCAAACCTGGGGCCGATTTTTGGGCGATGCCGGTTTTACGGTTCTCGCTCAGATGATCAACATCAATATGGGACTGGCCGCCTTCAATCTGATCCCGATTCCGCCTCTTGACGGCTCCAAGGTCCTTCAGGCTTTTTTGCCCTTCAAATACCTGAGGCACTATTACTGGCTGGAGCAGTACGGCATGATCATTCTTCTGGTGCTCCTGCTGACCGGCATTATCAACTTCCTCTTCAATCCGATTCTCAGGCTCCTGTGGAGCCTGTTGCCCTTCGGCAAACCTTTTTGA
- a CDS encoding CBS domain-containing protein, with protein sequence MQLITSHLNTDFDSLASMIAVQKLYPDAVICPPGAMNRKVRDFMAHYGRQWNILKPKTVPMDQVTLMVVVDTRARSRIGSFAALAGRQDVSVHVYDHHPPTADDLPAEKMVWLPIGATVTMLVELLIQERKRISPEEATLFALGIYDDTGALTYESTTPRDILAVARLREMGADLSRILARAEVSMPASERHLLDVLAENARESYVNGAKVLSTWAETEEYVEGLSLFVHRLRDYCDSHVTLSAVRSGGRKVSLIVRSSPGVLNVKEFLTPYGGSGHIQAGSATILEREPQELLEELEEDLKRRIPPMLDVASVMTSPVLAVSPDAMVDEAYRTMLRFGHQALPVALENGEVVGIMTRKDLDKAHLHGFDRARIRDFMTEGVIGISSEASIDEAHRLMATYSFERLPVLNNGRLVGILTRADLVRALYRNFQPAGETALRSGFLWMEGIAALLESSFSGAELGLLRRIGARAEAMGMRAYLVGGTVRDILMGVKNVDIDIAVEGDAEKLVGSWDEPGCRGTVHGRYKTGTITFPDGLKVDIATARREFYEYAAAQPTVVSDSLKQDLARRDFSINAMSVSLSEGDWGTLTDHFGGREDLREGILRILHNLSFVEDPSRILRGIRLEQRLGLKFEDNTLRLLHGALRGGLLGRLSGPRVRAELEIDAGEARFRRIVLRMQELGVWEALFPGLRLGPSIERRLRVLERFLPRARRIGVDFKGMEWLPGMAAVLLESPQSVRFAAMDRLSLSPAERREMSICLDCWPQVEQFLGGRKNPRNSEVYLFFKPYGPVPLLFWISCMKRGQSRRHVVRHLLSWRPLRGELTGDDLVRVGLCGPEIGEVLQGIRLARMDGEIVTLADEEDYVRSHLERRK encoded by the coding sequence ATGCAGCTGATCACCAGCCATTTGAACACGGATTTCGACTCTCTGGCCAGCATGATCGCCGTTCAGAAACTCTATCCGGATGCGGTGATCTGCCCCCCGGGTGCCATGAACCGCAAGGTGCGGGACTTCATGGCCCACTACGGGCGCCAATGGAACATTCTGAAGCCCAAGACCGTCCCCATGGATCAGGTCACCCTGATGGTCGTGGTGGACACGCGCGCTCGGAGCCGCATCGGTTCCTTCGCCGCGCTCGCGGGCCGGCAGGATGTGAGCGTACACGTCTACGACCATCACCCTCCCACGGCGGACGATCTTCCCGCGGAGAAGATGGTTTGGCTGCCCATAGGGGCTACGGTCACGATGCTCGTCGAGTTGCTGATCCAGGAGAGAAAGAGGATCTCCCCGGAGGAGGCGACGCTCTTCGCCCTGGGGATCTACGACGACACCGGGGCTCTGACTTACGAGTCCACGACCCCCAGGGACATCCTGGCCGTGGCGCGTCTGAGGGAGATGGGAGCGGACCTGTCGCGCATCCTGGCTCGTGCGGAGGTCTCCATGCCGGCAAGCGAGCGGCACCTGCTGGACGTCCTGGCCGAAAATGCGCGAGAGAGCTATGTCAACGGGGCCAAGGTTTTGTCCACGTGGGCGGAGACCGAGGAATACGTCGAGGGTTTGTCGCTCTTCGTTCACCGCCTTCGGGATTATTGCGACTCCCACGTCACGCTTTCGGCCGTGCGAAGCGGAGGGCGCAAGGTCAGCCTGATCGTTCGCAGCTCTCCCGGGGTGCTGAACGTCAAGGAGTTTTTGACCCCCTACGGCGGCAGCGGACATATCCAGGCGGGTTCGGCCACGATCTTGGAGCGGGAGCCGCAGGAGCTGCTTGAGGAGCTGGAGGAGGACCTGAAACGTCGGATTCCTCCCATGCTGGATGTGGCGAGCGTCATGACCTCACCCGTGCTGGCGGTCTCTCCCGACGCAATGGTCGACGAGGCCTATCGAACGATGCTGAGGTTCGGACATCAGGCTCTGCCCGTCGCCTTGGAAAACGGCGAGGTCGTCGGCATCATGACGCGCAAGGACCTGGATAAGGCTCACCTGCACGGGTTCGACCGCGCGCGCATCCGCGATTTCATGACGGAAGGCGTCATCGGGATCTCCTCGGAGGCCTCGATCGACGAGGCCCACCGATTGATGGCGACCTATAGCTTCGAGCGGTTGCCGGTGCTCAACAATGGCCGGCTGGTGGGGATTCTGACCCGGGCGGACCTCGTCCGCGCCCTCTATCGAAACTTTCAGCCGGCCGGCGAGACGGCTTTGCGGTCCGGTTTTCTCTGGATGGAGGGGATCGCTGCACTGCTCGAGTCCTCGTTCTCCGGGGCGGAACTCGGCCTGTTGCGTCGGATCGGAGCCCGGGCGGAGGCCATGGGGATGAGGGCGTATCTGGTGGGGGGCACCGTCCGCGACATCCTGATGGGGGTGAAAAACGTCGATATCGACATTGCAGTGGAGGGGGACGCGGAGAAGCTGGTCGGGAGTTGGGACGAGCCGGGCTGCCGCGGCACGGTGCACGGGCGATACAAAACGGGAACGATCACCTTCCCGGACGGACTGAAGGTGGACATTGCGACGGCCCGCCGGGAGTTCTATGAGTATGCGGCGGCCCAGCCGACGGTGGTCAGCGATTCCCTGAAGCAGGACCTGGCTCGCCGCGACTTCAGCATCAACGCGATGTCCGTCTCCCTGAGCGAGGGGGACTGGGGCACTCTGACGGACCACTTCGGCGGTCGGGAGGATCTGCGGGAGGGAATTCTTCGCATCCTCCACAACCTCAGTTTCGTTGAGGATCCCTCTCGCATTCTCAGGGGCATCCGCTTGGAGCAGCGATTGGGACTGAAGTTCGAGGACAACACGCTGCGTCTTCTCCACGGTGCCCTTCGGGGAGGTTTGCTGGGGCGACTGTCCGGTCCCAGGGTACGCGCGGAGCTCGAGATCGATGCCGGAGAGGCGCGCTTTCGCCGAATCGTTCTGCGGATGCAGGAGCTGGGGGTCTGGGAGGCTCTGTTCCCCGGCCTTCGTCTTGGTCCATCCATAGAGCGCAGGCTCCGTGTCCTCGAGCGCTTTCTTCCGAGGGCCCGCAGGATCGGAGTCGACTTCAAGGGGATGGAGTGGCTGCCCGGCATGGCCGCGGTACTGCTGGAGTCCCCCCAGAGCGTACGCTTTGCCGCGATGGATCGGTTGAGCTTGAGCCCGGCGGAGAGGCGGGAGATGTCGATCTGTCTCGATTGCTGGCCACAGGTCGAGCAATTTCTTGGGGGAAGAAAAAATCCGAGGAACTCGGAGGTCTACCTCTTCTTCAAACCGTATGGTCCGGTGCCCCTCTTGTTCTGGATATCCTGCATGAAACGGGGGCAGTCCCGCCGCCATGTCGTTCGGCACCTGCTCTCCTGGAGACCTCTGCGAGGCGAGCTGACCGGGGACGACCTCGTCAGGGTGGGGCTTTGCGGCCCCGAGATCGGAGAGGTGCTCCAGGGAATACGTCTGGCCCGAATGGACGGGGAGATAGTGACCCTTGCGGACGAGGAGGACTACGTCAGAAGCCATCTGGAGCGGAGGAAATGA
- the coaE gene encoding dephospho-CoA kinase (Dephospho-CoA kinase (CoaE) performs the final step in coenzyme A biosynthesis.): MAVTALAITGDVGAGKSTVARLFERMGGVRLDADAIVAELWGRPDVVAAAVGRWGSEILDLEGRVVRARVAARFFSSRADYDWGCALLHPLARAEMAHRVNSLNSERSWVVAEIPMLFEGGVPEWVTATVFVTASWEVRVMRCRGRGWGEAELLRRESFFLPSKERADRSDFVVRNDGSVEELEHAVRFVYEQTVGGRGEGGGLQCS; the protein is encoded by the coding sequence ATGGCAGTTACGGCACTGGCCATTACCGGGGACGTCGGGGCTGGTAAGTCCACGGTTGCACGCCTTTTCGAGCGCATGGGCGGCGTACGGCTGGACGCGGACGCCATTGTGGCCGAGCTCTGGGGGCGGCCGGATGTCGTCGCAGCCGCCGTCGGCCGCTGGGGCTCGGAAATCCTGGACCTTGAGGGACGTGTCGTTCGGGCTCGGGTCGCCGCACGGTTCTTCTCCTCTCGGGCCGACTACGATTGGGGCTGTGCCCTGCTCCACCCTCTGGCGAGGGCGGAGATGGCCCATCGTGTGAACTCCTTGAACTCCGAGCGAAGCTGGGTCGTTGCGGAGATCCCGATGCTCTTCGAGGGGGGCGTTCCCGAGTGGGTCACGGCGACGGTGTTCGTCACCGCATCCTGGGAGGTTCGGGTGATGCGTTGCCGCGGAAGGGGGTGGGGCGAGGCGGAGCTTCTGAGACGGGAGTCCTTCTTCCTGCCCTCGAAGGAGCGTGCCGACCGAAGCGACTTCGTGGTGCGCAACGACGGCAGCGTGGAGGAGCTCGAGCACGCCGTCCGGTTCGTTTACGAGCAAACCGTAGGCGGCCGGGGGGAAGGAGGAGGCCTGCAATGCAGCTGA
- a CDS encoding ATP-dependent helicase, protein MSDKDILERLSPRQREAVTYVDGPLLILAGAGSGKTRVLTHKVAWLIAEGLAKPWEITAMTFTNKAAGEMRERVSALVSSGAEEVRVSTFHAFGLKFLFRNREAAEAQAGVKPGFAVFDRGDSRALVKQILERMGVNTKDIEPASVLDAISRDRAAWSPGSREPLLEGLYLDVAHEYRRELRNRGAVDFDDLMIVPLQILAADEGVKRSERERIRWLLVDEYQDVNRPQYLLLRYLVGPDCRLNVVGDPDQSIYGWRGADIGMILNFERDFKGMAGQKDAHTIILDENYRSTGNILGASNALIRNNSARKEKELKTARGQGEKVHTLLANSDLQEASFITAEIGRLKVNHGYDYGDMAILYRQNTMSRLYEQKLLEAAIPYRIVRGTAFYERKEVRDVLAVLKLAVNPDDRTSFERVAAFAIKGMGPKKREEWSGWQASGAVPASPAGDFWRAVGEGIFPVKGQVGGAVALFGRQMAGLLRAAERGVGAAVDYVLNHMGYEDFLREKNPEDWEDRIDNVMELRSVVPEGDLAESLAEAALFTDADAQDPDDRRSVGLLTLHAAKGLEFPVVFLVGLEEDVFPNSRAKDDPSQMEEERRLCYVGMTRAEERLYLTAARSRRLYGTTLDKGFSRFLFEIPDAYKNLDDRGGEERRGNWDGYGGKRGYGSYGTGHYRGRRGW, encoded by the coding sequence ATGTCGGACAAGGACATTCTGGAACGCCTCTCGCCCAGGCAACGAGAGGCCGTGACGTATGTAGACGGGCCGCTTTTGATCCTGGCCGGGGCGGGCAGCGGGAAGACAAGGGTCCTGACCCACAAGGTCGCCTGGCTGATTGCGGAGGGGCTGGCAAAGCCCTGGGAGATCACGGCAATGACGTTTACGAACAAGGCCGCCGGGGAGATGCGCGAGCGCGTCTCGGCCTTGGTCTCCTCCGGGGCGGAGGAGGTGCGCGTCAGCACCTTTCACGCCTTCGGCCTGAAGTTTCTGTTCCGGAACCGGGAGGCCGCCGAGGCCCAGGCGGGGGTAAAGCCGGGCTTCGCCGTCTTCGATCGCGGGGACAGCCGTGCCCTGGTCAAACAGATCCTGGAGCGGATGGGGGTCAACACCAAGGATATCGAACCCGCCTCGGTTCTCGACGCCATATCCAGGGATCGGGCGGCCTGGTCGCCGGGGAGCCGGGAGCCCCTTCTGGAGGGCCTGTACCTGGACGTCGCCCACGAGTACCGCAGGGAGCTGAGAAACCGGGGAGCGGTGGATTTCGACGACCTGATGATCGTTCCCCTGCAGATCCTCGCTGCGGACGAGGGGGTGAAACGCTCGGAGCGGGAGCGGATCCGCTGGCTCTTGGTGGACGAGTATCAGGACGTCAACCGGCCTCAGTACTTGCTGCTCCGCTACCTCGTGGGACCGGACTGCCGGCTGAACGTGGTTGGCGATCCGGATCAGTCCATCTACGGCTGGCGCGGCGCGGATATCGGGATGATCCTGAACTTCGAGCGGGATTTCAAGGGGATGGCGGGGCAAAAAGACGCCCACACCATCATTCTGGACGAGAACTACCGTTCGACGGGCAATATTTTGGGTGCCTCGAACGCCCTGATCCGCAACAACTCCGCACGAAAGGAGAAGGAGCTCAAGACCGCACGGGGGCAGGGGGAGAAGGTCCATACCCTGCTCGCAAACAGCGATCTTCAGGAGGCGAGCTTCATCACCGCGGAGATCGGACGTTTGAAGGTGAATCATGGCTACGACTACGGCGATATGGCCATTCTGTACCGTCAGAACACCATGAGCCGCCTGTACGAACAAAAGCTGCTGGAGGCGGCAATCCCTTATAGAATTGTCCGGGGAACGGCTTTTTACGAGCGTAAGGAGGTCCGGGATGTCCTCGCGGTCCTGAAACTGGCCGTGAACCCGGACGACAGGACCTCCTTCGAGCGTGTGGCCGCTTTTGCGATCAAGGGCATGGGGCCGAAGAAACGGGAGGAATGGTCCGGGTGGCAGGCCTCGGGTGCGGTGCCCGCCTCGCCGGCCGGGGATTTCTGGCGTGCGGTGGGTGAGGGGATTTTTCCGGTCAAAGGACAGGTCGGAGGGGCGGTCGCCCTATTCGGCCGACAGATGGCAGGACTTCTGAGGGCCGCAGAGCGCGGCGTGGGGGCCGCGGTCGATTACGTGCTGAACCACATGGGCTACGAGGATTTTCTGAGGGAGAAGAATCCGGAGGATTGGGAGGACCGCATCGACAACGTCATGGAACTCCGCTCCGTCGTCCCCGAGGGAGACCTTGCCGAATCCCTGGCCGAGGCGGCCCTTTTTACGGACGCGGACGCTCAGGATCCCGACGACCGTCGCTCCGTCGGCCTGCTGACGCTGCATGCGGCCAAGGGCTTGGAGTTTCCCGTCGTGTTCCTCGTGGGGCTCGAAGAGGACGTCTTCCCGAACTCGCGGGCGAAGGACGACCCCTCTCAAATGGAGGAGGAGCGCCGGCTCTGTTATGTGGGGATGACACGGGCGGAGGAACGCCTCTACCTCACTGCGGCCCGCAGCCGGCGTCTTTATGGGACGACGCTCGACAAAGGGTTCTCCCGCTTCCTGTTTGAGATCCCCGACGCGTACAAAAATCTGGACGACCGCGGAGGGGAGGAACGTCGGGGAAATTGGGACGGATACGGAGGAAAACGGGGCTATGGCAGTTACGGCACTGGCCATTACCGGGGACGTCGGGGCTGGTAA
- a CDS encoding hydrogenase maturation nickel metallochaperone HypA/HybF translates to MTESVNNAILGLCERAGWTRVRRIVLKVGGLRRANPELVAFAFSVVSRGTATEGAELSILSLPIVFRCRACGRDTGSESTAFVCPRCGSPDVELLSGLELSIDSMEVEGGGTSPEEDL, encoded by the coding sequence TTGACGGAGTCCGTGAACAACGCCATTCTTGGCCTTTGCGAGCGGGCGGGCTGGACCCGCGTTCGCCGTATCGTGTTGAAGGTCGGTGGTCTGAGAAGGGCCAACCCCGAGCTCGTGGCCTTCGCTTTTTCCGTGGTCTCCAGGGGGACCGCCACGGAAGGGGCGGAACTGTCGATTTTGTCCCTGCCGATCGTCTTTCGGTGCAGGGCCTGTGGCCGAGACACCGGCAGCGAAAGTACGGCCTTCGTCTGTCCCAGGTGCGGCAGCCCGGATGTGGAGCTCCTGTCCGGGCTCGAGTTGTCCATCGACTCCATGGAGGTGGAAGGCGGCGGAACAAGCCCGGAGGAGGATCTTTGA
- a CDS encoding HD domain-containing phosphohydrolase, producing the protein MRRPLPFSRVVQHEYVRMIMENVPLNYLVVRGNRDLVHVNGILKSALGRRECGPLPEKCYELFGYGGPCPDCMLDQCRETMEEVQRPLATAPRFGSVLYSSIVDFPLLDADGRNTGLFMEILFDRTEEVELERRLEHDFDAMVEMFYEILLAQESEIASRNEQIASIALQIGKAMGLTEGALRELRAAGLLHNLGKISIYQERLKESSDPDLHEFEDYSIQSARLLARIERMRGIADIIRFHRKPFDPKDESRRTPLGSSILRLAIMIADYLSSLGDLRDLDTASEQILLQLLRARKGLDFDSETTERFIGALSALAAQSPS; encoded by the coding sequence ATGCGCCGTCCTCTGCCCTTTTCTCGGGTCGTACAGCACGAATATGTCCGGATGATCATGGAAAACGTCCCATTAAACTACCTCGTCGTCAGGGGGAACAGGGACTTGGTCCACGTCAATGGGATCCTGAAGTCCGCCCTGGGACGGAGGGAGTGCGGGCCTCTCCCCGAAAAGTGCTACGAGCTTTTCGGCTACGGCGGCCCTTGTCCGGACTGCATGCTCGATCAATGTCGGGAGACGATGGAAGAGGTCCAGAGGCCCTTGGCAACGGCGCCGCGCTTCGGTTCGGTCCTCTACAGCTCTATCGTCGATTTTCCCCTTCTCGATGCAGATGGCCGGAATACGGGGCTCTTTATGGAAATTCTCTTCGACCGTACCGAGGAGGTGGAATTGGAGCGCAGGCTGGAGCACGATTTTGACGCCATGGTCGAGATGTTCTACGAGATTCTGCTCGCCCAGGAGTCCGAGATTGCCAGCAGGAACGAACAGATCGCCTCCATCGCGCTACAGATAGGCAAGGCGATGGGGCTTACCGAGGGCGCGCTGCGGGAGTTGCGGGCGGCGGGGCTCCTGCATAACCTCGGGAAGATCTCGATCTACCAGGAGCGGCTCAAGGAATCCTCCGATCCGGACCTCCACGAGTTCGAGGACTACTCCATCCAGTCCGCCAGGTTGCTGGCCAGGATCGAGCGGATGCGGGGGATTGCCGATATCATCCGCTTTCACCGCAAACCCTTCGATCCGAAGGACGAGTCCCGAAGGACTCCGCTGGGTAGCTCCATTCTGAGGCTGGCTATCATGATAGCCGATTACCTCTCCTCCCTGGGGGATCTGCGGGATCTGGACACCGCCTCGGAGCAGATCCTTCTTCAGTTGCTGAGAGCCCGGAAGGGCCTGGATTTCGACTCCGAGACGACGGAGCGCTTCATCGGAGCCCTGTCGGCCCTGGCCGCCCAGAGTCCTTCGTAG
- a CDS encoding HD domain-containing phosphohydrolase, with protein sequence MTDSVFNLDFEKIAGEKLLQLMGERTPTSIALLDRNYNVHYVNDRLASTLAFSKDEICSKRCFELTGKDRPCPGCMMAKVFESGEKVVSMRRQTRKDGSAVVLEIHDVPVKKNGRVEKVIEFLVDKTRILEYRDRLEQDFLSLIDILAQLLDSKDAYTARHSRCVRDVSLALARKLGMPREEEFRMEVAGMLHDIGKVGVPWDILNKPGRLTDEEFEIIKVHSPRGAEMVARLDRFRDIGPIIRSHHERYDGKGYPDGLKGEDILWEARIISAADAFHAMASRRSYKDARDREYIKAEFLRGSGGQFDPRIAQAMLELLDTEELSDAGGW encoded by the coding sequence ATGACGGATTCTGTTTTCAACCTCGACTTCGAGAAAATAGCGGGGGAAAAACTGCTGCAGCTGATGGGAGAACGGACCCCGACGAGCATCGCTCTGCTGGACCGGAATTACAACGTGCACTATGTCAATGATCGGTTGGCCAGCACATTGGCGTTTTCGAAGGACGAGATTTGTTCGAAGCGTTGTTTCGAGCTGACGGGCAAGGACAGACCCTGCCCCGGCTGCATGATGGCGAAGGTCTTCGAGAGCGGGGAGAAGGTGGTCTCCATGCGGCGACAGACCCGCAAGGACGGCTCCGCCGTCGTGCTGGAGATTCATGACGTTCCTGTAAAAAAGAACGGGCGGGTCGAGAAAGTGATCGAATTCCTGGTGGACAAGACCCGCATCCTGGAGTATCGGGACCGCCTGGAACAGGATTTTCTCTCCCTGATCGACATTTTGGCCCAGCTCCTGGACTCCAAGGACGCCTACACGGCAAGGCATTCCCGCTGTGTGCGCGACGTCAGCCTGGCTCTGGCTCGAAAACTGGGTATGCCCAGGGAAGAGGAGTTCCGGATGGAGGTCGCGGGAATGCTCCACGACATTGGAAAGGTGGGGGTCCCCTGGGATATCCTCAACAAACCCGGCCGATTGACGGACGAGGAATTTGAGATCATCAAGGTCCATTCGCCACGTGGCGCGGAGATGGTCGCCAGGCTCGACCGTTTTCGCGACATCGGCCCCATCATACGTTCGCACCATGAGCGCTATGATGGAAAGGGTTACCCGGACGGTCTGAAGGGCGAGGACATCCTCTGGGAGGCTCGCATCATCTCGGCGGCCGATGCCTTTCACGCCATGGCTTCGCGTCGATCCTACAAGGATGCCCGGGATCGAGAATACATCAAGGCGGAGTTCCTCAGGGGATCCGGAGGCCAATTCGATCCTCGAATCGCTCAAGCCATGCTGGAGCTTCTGGACACGGAAGAGCTGTCCGACGCCGGAGGCTGGTGA
- a CDS encoding ABC-F family ATP-binding cassette domain-containing protein: MIFDDVGCLIGERARMGLVGNNGAGKTTLLRILAGEVEPDGGKVERSKGLRVGYLPQDLVELESIPVVDLLKERVGVAGLEARLRETELALSATNEGSRDLAGLLEEHARLERRFEHLGGFGFEAAASRVLHGLGFAREDGERNCSEFSGGWKMRIAMAALLLSAPDVLLLDEPTNHLDTESMEWLEGWLRAHKGAIVAVSHDRRFLENMTEQIAELEHGHLTLYPCGYDRYLVEKECARERLERTAEEQRRRVEEIERFVNRFRYKSSKAAQVQSRLKQLEKMDAIVIDGPEKGVRFRIPEAPDSGWEVLGVRGLSKSYGENRVFEGLDFTVNRGERVALVGVNGAGKSTLLRLLSGVEAPTSGTVRLGHNVRRAFYSQESAQNVNYSHTIWEEARSAPSILNDVSRRSLLGAFLFSGSDIHKSVSVLSGGEKARLALFKLMLAETNFLILDEPTNHLDRSTKELVQNALLQYGGTLLIVSHDRHFLDALAERVLEIRDGRVYDYPGNYSWFLERREALLGGGCEGATENIRFGRSTRSIRRQAAEERERLDRERREIRKELTPLEGRIEDMETRRDEIDAALSDAEVLADSGRVRELMVERNTIERGLEGAYRRWEELSLRLENLGTPA; the protein is encoded by the coding sequence GTGATCTTCGACGATGTCGGCTGCCTGATCGGGGAACGCGCCCGCATGGGGCTTGTCGGGAACAACGGGGCGGGCAAGACTACCCTGCTTCGTATCCTGGCGGGGGAAGTCGAGCCGGACGGAGGCAAAGTCGAACGCTCCAAGGGACTGCGGGTCGGCTATCTGCCTCAGGACCTCGTGGAGCTGGAATCCATCCCTGTCGTAGACCTTTTGAAGGAACGGGTGGGCGTTGCCGGCCTGGAGGCGCGGTTGCGAGAGACGGAGCTTGCATTGTCCGCCACGAACGAGGGCTCGCGCGATCTCGCCGGCCTTCTGGAGGAACACGCCCGCCTGGAACGGCGCTTCGAGCACCTGGGAGGCTTCGGGTTCGAGGCGGCGGCCTCAAGAGTCCTGCACGGCCTGGGGTTCGCCCGGGAGGACGGGGAGCGGAATTGCTCGGAGTTCTCCGGGGGGTGGAAGATGCGCATCGCCATGGCGGCCCTGCTGCTTTCGGCCCCGGATGTGCTGCTTCTTGACGAGCCGACGAACCATCTGGACACCGAGAGCATGGAATGGCTGGAGGGGTGGCTGCGCGCCCACAAGGGGGCCATCGTCGCCGTGTCGCACGACCGCCGGTTTCTGGAGAACATGACCGAGCAGATCGCGGAGCTCGAGCACGGGCATCTGACGCTCTATCCCTGTGGCTACGACCGGTATTTGGTCGAGAAGGAGTGCGCTCGTGAGCGGCTGGAGCGCACGGCCGAGGAACAGAGGCGTCGCGTGGAGGAAATCGAACGGTTCGTCAACCGTTTTCGCTACAAGTCCTCCAAGGCCGCCCAGGTTCAGAGCCGTCTGAAACAGCTCGAAAAGATGGATGCGATCGTGATCGACGGGCCCGAAAAGGGTGTCCGTTTTCGCATTCCGGAGGCCCCGGACAGCGGCTGGGAGGTCCTGGGGGTCCGGGGGCTCTCCAAGAGCTACGGGGAGAATCGGGTGTTTGAGGGGCTCGATTTTACCGTCAATCGCGGAGAGCGCGTCGCCCTCGTGGGCGTCAACGGCGCGGGCAAGTCCACGCTGCTCCGGCTGTTGAGCGGGGTGGAGGCTCCGACGTCCGGTACCGTGCGTCTGGGGCACAATGTGAGACGGGCCTTCTATTCCCAGGAGAGCGCCCAGAATGTGAACTACTCTCACACGATCTGGGAGGAGGCCCGATCGGCCCCGTCGATCCTGAACGATGTCAGCCGCCGCAGCCTGTTGGGCGCGTTCCTGTTCTCCGGCTCGGACATCCATAAATCCGTCTCCGTGCTGTCGGGAGGGGAGAAAGCGCGTCTGGCCCTGTTCAAGCTCATGTTGGCGGAGACCAATTTTCTGATCCTGGACGAGCCGACCAACCACCTCGACCGGAGCACCAAGGAGCTCGTGCAGAACGCGTTGCTGCAGTACGGAGGGACCCTCCTCATCGTCTCCCACGACCGCCACTTCTTGGACGCGTTGGCGGAGCGGGTGCTAGAGATCCGCGACGGACGGGTCTACGATTATCCCGGCAACTACTCCTGGTTTTTGGAGAGACGGGAGGCGCTTTTGGGCGGTGGCTGCGAGGGGGCGACGGAGAATATCCGCTTTGGGCGAAGTACGCGTTCCATCCGTCGGCAGGCTGCCGAAGAACGGGAACGTCTCGATCGGGAGCGGCGCGAAATCCGGAAGGAGCTGACCCCTTTGGAGGGGCGTATCGAGGACATGGAGACACGGAGAGACGAAATCGATGCCGCGTTGAGCGATGCCGAGGTGCTCGCGGACTCCGGACGGGTGCGGGAACTCATGGTGGAGCGGAACACGATCGAGCGTGGGCTCGAGGGGGCCTACAGACGATGGGAGGAGCTGTCCCTTCGTCTCGAGAACCTCGGCACGCCCGCCTAG
- a CDS encoding regulatory protein RecX: MRLLTRKPHTEREVLERLLERGLASEQAEGLLEEFRMLQLLDDTAYSRLFAEGHEGWGNDRIDYELSRRGVSREDIRMALSEVDEQERARELVGDWLDRGMELKRIIGRLRARGFSGRTINSVTREDDETPW, from the coding sequence ATGCGCCTCCTTACAAGGAAACCCCACACCGAAAGGGAGGTCCTGGAACGCCTGCTCGAACGCGGACTCGCGTCCGAGCAGGCGGAGGGGTTGCTGGAGGAGTTTCGTATGTTGCAGCTCCTTGACGATACAGCCTACTCGCGGCTTTTTGCCGAGGGGCACGAGGGGTGGGGAAACGACCGGATCGACTATGAGCTTTCCCGTCGCGGCGTCTCTCGAGAGGACATCCGCATGGCCTTGTCGGAGGTGGACGAACAGGAACGTGCTCGTGAGCTGGTGGGGGATTGGCTCGACCGGGGCATGGAATTGAAGAGGATCATCGGCAGGCTGCGGGCCAGAGGGTTCTCCGGCCGGACGATAAACTCCGTCACGCGAGAGGACGACGAGACGCCTTGGTGA